Proteins encoded together in one Vicinamibacterales bacterium window:
- the meaB gene encoding methylmalonyl Co-A mutase-associated GTPase MeaB has product MPTSLASLVRLALSGGPGSVRAAARLMSVVADQPQRLPEVYQATAGLDGGEAASVGLLPRLLVGITGAPGAGKSTLTDALIREYRSRLPDRRIGVVAVDPSSPFTGGAVLGDRVRMMRHAIDPMVFVRSMASRGHLGGLALGVKGVVRIMALLGCDVVIIETVGVGQSEVEVAGVADVVMIVLAPGQGDSIQLLKAGLMEIGDVFVVNKADRPDAHRLHTELLATLRIVQDTASPRLTRRPGLGTDPPTFLVSAEVGRGVEELVDGLERLAAEHSPAWQQHRLDTVAQDVRDAVLEEATRRIQGTLGRLDDEGHAVASILAGDLTVGQLTDRLLAETVRRRQVETDAAREPPRD; this is encoded by the coding sequence ATGCCCACCTCACTGGCTTCGCTCGTCCGCCTGGCGCTCTCCGGCGGCCCCGGTTCGGTCCGCGCCGCCGCGCGCCTGATGTCGGTTGTGGCCGATCAGCCGCAGCGCCTGCCGGAGGTGTACCAGGCCACGGCCGGCCTCGACGGCGGCGAGGCCGCCAGCGTCGGACTCCTCCCCCGCCTGCTCGTCGGCATCACCGGAGCCCCAGGGGCCGGCAAGAGCACCCTGACCGATGCCCTGATCCGTGAGTACCGTTCCCGCCTGCCCGACCGGCGCATTGGCGTGGTCGCCGTGGACCCGTCGTCACCGTTCACCGGGGGAGCCGTGCTGGGTGACCGCGTTCGCATGATGCGCCATGCCATCGACCCGATGGTATTCGTCCGCTCGATGGCCTCCCGAGGCCACCTGGGCGGTCTGGCGCTCGGCGTCAAGGGCGTCGTCAGAATCATGGCGCTCCTCGGATGCGACGTCGTGATCATCGAGACGGTCGGCGTGGGCCAGAGCGAGGTCGAGGTCGCGGGCGTGGCCGATGTCGTCATGATCGTGCTCGCCCCGGGCCAGGGCGACAGCATCCAACTCCTCAAGGCCGGGCTGATGGAAATCGGCGACGTGTTCGTGGTGAACAAGGCGGACCGACCGGACGCGCACCGCCTGCACACGGAACTCCTGGCCACGCTGCGCATCGTGCAGGACACCGCTTCTCCACGGCTCACCCGGCGCCCCGGCCTGGGGACCGATCCGCCGACGTTCCTGGTCAGCGCGGAGGTCGGTCGAGGCGTCGAGGAACTGGTCGATGGGCTGGAGCGCCTCGCCGCCGAACACTCCCCGGCCTGGCAGCAACACCGCCTGGACACGGTTGCGCAGGACGTTCGGGATGCTGTCCTCGAAGAGGCGACGCGTCGCATCCAAGGGACGCTCGGCCGCCTCGACGACGAGGGCCACGCCGTGGCGTCGATTCTGGCGGGAGACCTCACCGTCGGCCAGTTGACCGATCGGCTCCTGGCGGAGACGGTGAGGCGGAGACAGGTGGAAACCGACGCCGCGCGCGAACCGCCGCGCGACTAG
- a CDS encoding bifunctional UDP-sugar hydrolase/5'-nucleotidase — protein sequence MKIPTRRLCLLAASLLLAAGTAVAQPVTLTILHTNDTHGHLQPFSYPDAAASGRELQGLRLYKDIGGIARRASIVKAIRSGLAGQKSEAWLVDVGDYSDGTPFSIEYHGEADVAAMNATGYDFGTLGNHEFNNPVAQVRKLIGMAKYQLVCANVTDRTTGKPAMTPYVIRNVGPVRIGVFGLMTREAATYPAGKEAFDVADEIESARKTVAALRPQADIIVLFSHSGEDVDQRLAEAVPEIDVIVGGHSHSRLASGEMVWHSEDLKATSVGGTVIVQAHQWGGELGRLDLLFQKDGKGVWQVERYRARLIPVTSNIKEDAGVAAVVNQFWQPIAPRYGEVVGQADGEFSGRGDDMAEYNLMADAIREMFKTDFAVENLGGVRAPLLRGAVTRGDLITLDPFNNTVVLFKATGRELRQLLERHAPAVSGIRYRLQNRTLAEVTIGGRPLEDDRTYTGVTNSYFASVALKGITVQDTGKPRVDTLIEYVRQKGTITPAYDSRRIVVR from the coding sequence GTGAAAATACCGACCCGTCGTCTCTGTCTTCTCGCCGCCAGCCTGTTACTGGCCGCCGGCACCGCCGTCGCACAGCCGGTGACGTTGACGATTCTCCACACCAATGACACCCACGGGCATCTCCAGCCGTTCAGCTACCCTGATGCCGCAGCGTCCGGGCGCGAACTACAGGGCCTCCGTCTCTACAAGGACATCGGTGGCATCGCCCGCCGCGCGAGCATCGTGAAGGCAATCCGGTCCGGACTCGCCGGTCAGAAGAGCGAGGCGTGGCTGGTGGACGTCGGGGACTACTCGGACGGCACGCCGTTCTCCATCGAGTATCACGGGGAGGCGGATGTGGCGGCCATGAATGCGACTGGCTACGACTTCGGTACGCTGGGGAACCACGAGTTCAACAACCCGGTTGCGCAGGTCCGCAAGCTGATCGGCATGGCGAAGTATCAGCTGGTCTGCGCCAACGTGACCGATCGGACCACCGGGAAGCCCGCCATGACCCCGTACGTGATCAGGAACGTTGGCCCCGTACGGATTGGCGTCTTCGGTCTGATGACGCGCGAAGCTGCAACCTACCCTGCCGGGAAGGAGGCGTTCGACGTCGCCGACGAGATCGAAAGTGCGCGCAAGACGGTTGCCGCGCTTCGTCCGCAGGCGGACATCATCGTGCTGTTCTCCCACTCGGGCGAAGACGTGGACCAGCGCCTGGCCGAGGCCGTTCCGGAGATCGACGTGATCGTCGGCGGACATTCCCACTCCCGTCTCGCGTCCGGAGAGATGGTGTGGCACTCGGAGGACCTGAAGGCGACCTCGGTGGGCGGCACCGTCATCGTGCAGGCGCATCAATGGGGCGGCGAACTCGGACGCCTCGACCTGCTGTTCCAGAAGGATGGGAAGGGCGTCTGGCAGGTGGAGCGGTACCGGGCCCGGCTCATCCCGGTGACCTCCAACATCAAGGAGGACGCCGGCGTCGCCGCGGTGGTGAACCAGTTCTGGCAGCCCATCGCGCCGCGCTACGGCGAGGTCGTCGGCCAGGCTGACGGAGAATTCAGCGGCCGCGGTGACGACATGGCCGAGTACAACCTGATGGCCGACGCGATCCGCGAGATGTTCAAGACCGACTTTGCCGTGGAGAACCTGGGCGGCGTCAGGGCGCCTCTCCTGCGCGGCGCGGTCACCCGGGGCGACTTGATCACGCTCGATCCGTTCAACAACACCGTGGTGCTCTTCAAGGCGACGGGACGTGAACTTCGGCAGTTGCTCGAGCGCCACGCACCCGCGGTGTCCGGCATCCGCTACAGGCTCCAGAACCGGACGCTGGCCGAAGTGACCATTGGCGGCCGCCCGCTCGAGGACGACCGGACGTACACGGGCGTGACGAATTCCTACTTCGCAAGCGTCGCGCTGAAGGGAATCACCGTTCAGGACACCGGCAAGCCGCGCGTGGACACGCTGATCGAGTACGTCCGGCAGAAGGGGACGATTACGCCAGCCTACGACAGCCGCCGAATCGTCGTCCGGTAG
- a CDS encoding MFS transporter, translating to MSGVVDTHAPARSGFPSTFWTANVMELFERAAYYGLNSVLAIYLTSSVASGGLGASVEAVGFLQGIVYAATYVLPILGGALADRYGYRRMLLVAFSLLATGYFAAGNMSSYAMVFLALLVMATGSGLFKPIISGTIARTTDETNSAFGFGIYYWMINVGAFLAPLIVSVLRGFSWRYVFMASSLYTGLMLLPTLFVYKDPPRPENSKKLRDVLVGAVEVLRDARFMLMIVVYSGFWILYFQNFGTVLYYLRDFVDRGPVSAALTSFFRSIGLSWTFSFDAEHVTVINAGTIILLQVVVSRIVKNRPALGTMVTGMLIGALGFVCLAASQNPWVFILGIAVFSVGEMTAHPKYYSFVGLVAPPDRKAVYMGYAFLYGVFGSLLGANIGSFLYARLMTPVINSAMAPARARLFWLLFAALDIVAAAGLVVFSRKFGEDTPASRRGALIAMRVVYVAIGLLGLYFLYAAYGSALAQQAKSGESLLFLMFANRTSIQALIFLALGGLGLIMNRAR from the coding sequence ATGTCCGGCGTTGTTGACACGCACGCCCCGGCCCGCAGCGGCTTCCCGTCCACGTTCTGGACGGCGAACGTCATGGAGTTGTTCGAGCGGGCCGCGTACTACGGCCTGAACTCCGTCCTGGCGATCTACCTGACGAGCAGCGTCGCGAGCGGAGGGTTGGGGGCCTCGGTTGAGGCAGTCGGCTTCCTGCAGGGCATCGTCTACGCGGCGACCTACGTGCTGCCCATCCTGGGCGGCGCACTCGCCGACCGCTACGGCTACCGGCGGATGTTGCTCGTCGCGTTCTCGCTGCTCGCCACGGGGTACTTTGCCGCCGGCAACATGTCGAGCTACGCGATGGTGTTCCTGGCGCTGCTCGTCATGGCCACGGGCTCCGGCCTGTTCAAGCCCATCATCTCCGGCACCATCGCCCGAACGACCGACGAAACCAACTCGGCGTTCGGATTCGGCATCTACTACTGGATGATCAACGTGGGCGCGTTCCTCGCGCCCTTGATCGTCTCGGTGCTGCGCGGATTCTCGTGGCGGTACGTCTTCATGGCGTCGTCGCTCTACACCGGCCTGATGTTGCTCCCGACGCTGTTCGTCTACAAGGACCCGCCGCGGCCGGAGAACAGCAAGAAACTGAGGGACGTGCTCGTTGGCGCCGTCGAGGTGCTGCGCGACGCGCGCTTCATGTTGATGATCGTCGTGTATTCGGGCTTCTGGATTCTCTACTTCCAGAACTTCGGGACGGTGCTCTACTACCTGCGCGATTTCGTGGACAGAGGGCCGGTCAGCGCGGCCCTCACCTCCTTCTTCCGGTCGATCGGGTTGTCCTGGACGTTCAGTTTCGACGCCGAGCACGTCACGGTCATCAACGCCGGCACGATCATCCTGCTCCAGGTCGTCGTCAGCCGCATCGTCAAGAACCGGCCGGCGCTCGGCACCATGGTCACGGGGATGCTGATTGGCGCGCTCGGGTTCGTGTGCCTGGCGGCCTCGCAGAACCCGTGGGTGTTCATCCTCGGCATCGCCGTGTTCTCGGTCGGCGAGATGACCGCCCACCCGAAGTACTACAGCTTCGTCGGCCTGGTCGCTCCTCCGGACCGCAAGGCCGTCTACATGGGCTACGCCTTCCTGTACGGCGTGTTCGGATCGCTGCTCGGCGCCAACATCGGGTCGTTCCTGTATGCGCGGCTGATGACGCCCGTGATCAACTCGGCGATGGCACCGGCGCGGGCCCGCCTGTTCTGGCTTCTCTTCGCGGCATTGGACATCGTCGCGGCCGCAGGCCTGGTCGTGTTCTCCCGCAAGTTCGGCGAGGACACCCCGGCATCGCGACGGGGCGCATTGATCGCGATGAGGGTCGTGTACGTCGCGATCGGGCTGCTCGGACTCTACTTCCTCTATGCGGCGTACGGCTCGGCGCTGGCGCAGCAGGCCAAGAGCGGCGAATCGCTGCTCTTCCTGATGTTCGCCAACCGGACATCGATCCAGGCCCTCATCTTCCTCGCTCTCGGTGGCCTTGGTCTCATCATGAATCGCGCACGATAG
- a CDS encoding carboxyl transferase domain-containing protein: MSADFQRVAIVNRGEPAMRVIHAIREFNLERGTGISTIALFTEPDRRARFVREADESFDLGPATFVDEADGQRKPTYLDYARLEQALVSVQADAVWAGWGFVAERADFVELCDRLGITFIGPTALAIRRVGDKISGKRLAEQAGLRVTPWGGEAASTLDVAWVHAQRLGYPVVVKASAGAGGRGIRRAWSEAGLAAAFDSARREAGRTFGDSTVFVERWLEGVRHVEVQIQADQYGAIWAVGVRDCTIQRRFQKLMAEAPSPALLPGEDEAIKEAAIRFCRAADYQDAATVEFLFDPSTRQFFMMEVNPRLQVEHPVTEHTTGVDLVKLSLHVARGGHLEGQAPVTTGHAIEVRLNAENVDSGFAAAPGEIELFRLPTGPGLRVDSGVAEGDVIPAEFGSMFAKLSAVGHTREEALGRLKRALAESAIAIKGGTTNRTFMLQLLDREEVRAGRVDVGWLDRASARPDFEPGENAGIALLQAAIEVYDTEASGELEEFFSGAAKMRPSCRPDVGRQVEVGYLGHRYQFKVYRQGVQEYRIDVAGTRIDLNVERLGPCERWITHGEHRYRVLSVAQGYTHLVEVDGVPHRISRADAGIVRAPGPAMVVSVSVQPGDHVSAGDRLAVLESMKMELAVTAPFSGVVRQVLVMANAQVGAGGPLVHVDAATAAKTGDGAGARVTFEGVALSRDRQERRVSRTRAILRGVKAGLGELKRGPAHRAPIALQNLRRLMLGFDVDPAESKRLVSEYVRACQALDDIEPGRRRAEDDLLRIFVDISAVFARHTAPERNESGGSLSAEEYLFTYLRTLETRGGDLPKSFLEKLQRALAHYGIDSLDPTPALRESLLWMFKSHRRVDLQVDAVVALLEQRLARSDASDVPGFLGLLDRLIAVSRQRYPSVSDIARDVRYRAFDRPGFEESRRSIYATMEAHLATMARDPFGADRRARIAALVECPQPLKELFAVRFEAAPPVVREVMLEVLTRRFYRIREFTSFTALETGERSVAVAEYAHEHKQVHVIATHAVDPDARRALETVQRVALSFPRDHDVVVDLHVWTRGALDNPDAASEELRGLLDQARFDRPVRRVVVMVSGPGVQAATGQTQYFTFRPGPAGFREQKLYRGMHPMMAKRLELWRLRNFFVDRLPSVEDVYLFHGVARDNPKDERLFALAEVRDVTAIRDGNGGLVQVPHLERMMMEALNALRRVQLRRAPGDRLQWNRVLLYVRPTLQLKKEELEAVVRRMGSEAEGLGLQKVVVRAQIPDEGGTPHDTVLRVSVSAGQAMALQFNEPSAEPIRPLTEYAQKVVRMRQRGLTYPYELIRMLTPSREAMQADLPPGEFVEHDLDATGQLVPVDRPYGKNTANVVVGLIENVTEKYPDGMTRVIILGDPSKEVGSLAEPECARILAALDMAERMRVPLEWFALSAGAKISMESGTENMDWIAMVLRRLIEFTQAGHEINIIVIGINVGGQPYWNAEATMLLHTRGILIMTPEGAMVLTGKTALDYSGSVSAEDNQGIGGYEHIMGPNGQAQYWARDLGEACQILLRHYDHTYVAPGERFPRRAVTRDPIARDVRSYPHGDVQGTGFETVGDIFSDEKNRGRKKPFDIRKVMRAASDQDHEPLERWPHMRDAENAVTWDAHIGGYPVALLGFESRAVPRVGIVPPDGPEQFTSGTLFPMASKKVARFVNTASGVRPLVILANLSGFDGSPESMRRRQLEWGAEIGRAVVNFKGPIIFCVISRYHGGAFVVFSKTLNENMEVVALEGTYASVIGGAPAAAVVFAREVDARTRKDPRVQGLQRELEQASDSAKAAIRSKLSEVTRSVRSEKLGQVADEFDAVHSVHRALQVGSLDRIIRAADLRPYLIDAIERGMAKELERK, translated from the coding sequence ATGTCCGCAGACTTCCAGCGCGTCGCCATTGTCAATCGAGGCGAACCGGCGATGCGCGTCATCCACGCGATCCGCGAGTTCAACCTGGAACGGGGCACGGGCATCAGCACCATCGCCCTGTTCACCGAACCCGACCGACGCGCGCGTTTCGTCCGCGAGGCGGACGAGTCGTTCGACCTGGGGCCCGCCACGTTCGTGGACGAGGCCGACGGCCAGCGCAAGCCGACCTACCTCGACTACGCCCGGCTCGAGCAGGCCCTCGTGTCGGTGCAGGCCGACGCGGTATGGGCCGGCTGGGGATTCGTGGCCGAGCGCGCCGATTTCGTGGAGCTCTGCGATCGGCTCGGCATCACGTTCATCGGCCCGACGGCCCTGGCCATCAGGCGGGTGGGCGACAAGATCTCCGGGAAACGGCTGGCCGAGCAGGCGGGTCTTCGTGTGACGCCGTGGGGTGGGGAAGCCGCGTCCACGCTCGATGTGGCCTGGGTGCACGCGCAACGGCTCGGGTACCCGGTGGTGGTGAAGGCGTCGGCGGGTGCCGGCGGCCGGGGAATCAGGCGCGCCTGGAGCGAGGCGGGACTGGCGGCGGCATTCGACAGCGCGCGGCGGGAGGCCGGTCGCACCTTTGGCGACTCGACGGTATTCGTCGAGCGGTGGCTGGAGGGCGTCCGGCACGTCGAAGTCCAGATCCAGGCCGACCAATACGGTGCCATCTGGGCGGTGGGCGTGCGGGACTGCACCATCCAGCGGCGATTCCAGAAACTGATGGCCGAGGCCCCCTCGCCGGCGCTGCTGCCCGGCGAGGACGAGGCGATCAAGGAAGCGGCCATCCGCTTCTGCCGTGCCGCCGACTACCAGGACGCCGCGACTGTCGAATTCCTCTTCGATCCGTCCACCCGACAGTTCTTCATGATGGAGGTCAACCCGCGGCTCCAGGTCGAGCATCCGGTGACCGAGCACACGACCGGCGTGGATCTGGTGAAGCTGTCGCTGCACGTGGCGCGCGGCGGCCATCTCGAAGGCCAGGCCCCGGTGACGACAGGGCACGCGATCGAGGTGCGTCTGAACGCCGAGAACGTGGACTCCGGCTTTGCGGCGGCGCCGGGCGAAATCGAGCTGTTCCGCCTGCCGACCGGCCCTGGTCTCCGCGTCGATTCGGGCGTCGCCGAAGGCGATGTCATTCCGGCCGAGTTCGGTTCGATGTTCGCCAAGCTCTCGGCCGTCGGCCATACACGCGAGGAAGCGCTGGGCCGGTTGAAGCGCGCACTGGCCGAGAGCGCCATTGCCATCAAGGGCGGGACGACGAACCGCACGTTCATGCTGCAACTGCTGGACAGGGAGGAAGTGCGGGCGGGACGGGTGGACGTGGGATGGCTCGATCGTGCGAGCGCGCGCCCCGACTTCGAACCGGGGGAGAACGCCGGGATCGCGCTGCTGCAGGCTGCCATCGAGGTCTACGACACCGAGGCGAGTGGCGAGTTGGAGGAGTTCTTCTCCGGTGCCGCGAAGATGCGTCCGAGCTGCCGGCCGGACGTTGGCCGCCAGGTGGAGGTCGGGTATCTCGGGCACCGCTACCAGTTCAAGGTGTACCGGCAGGGCGTGCAGGAGTATCGGATCGACGTGGCGGGCACCCGCATCGACCTGAACGTCGAACGCCTCGGTCCGTGTGAGCGCTGGATCACGCACGGCGAACATCGCTACCGCGTGCTGTCGGTGGCGCAGGGTTACACGCACCTGGTCGAGGTGGATGGTGTGCCGCACCGGATCTCACGTGCTGACGCCGGGATCGTGCGGGCGCCGGGGCCGGCGATGGTCGTGTCCGTCAGCGTGCAGCCGGGGGACCACGTGTCGGCCGGCGATCGGCTCGCCGTGCTCGAGTCGATGAAGATGGAGTTGGCGGTCACCGCACCGTTTTCGGGCGTGGTCCGACAGGTGCTCGTAATGGCCAACGCGCAGGTGGGCGCAGGCGGGCCGCTCGTCCACGTGGATGCGGCGACTGCCGCCAAGACGGGGGATGGGGCCGGTGCACGGGTGACGTTTGAAGGCGTGGCGCTGTCGCGCGACCGGCAGGAGCGCCGCGTGTCCCGGACCCGCGCCATCCTGCGGGGAGTGAAGGCGGGCCTCGGCGAGTTGAAGCGCGGACCCGCTCACCGGGCCCCAATCGCGCTGCAGAACCTGCGCCGCCTGATGCTGGGCTTCGACGTGGATCCGGCCGAATCCAAGCGACTGGTCAGCGAGTACGTCCGCGCGTGTCAGGCACTCGACGACATCGAGCCGGGGCGCCGGCGGGCCGAGGACGATCTGCTGCGGATCTTCGTGGACATCTCGGCCGTGTTCGCGCGGCACACCGCTCCCGAACGTAACGAGTCCGGCGGCTCGCTGAGCGCCGAGGAGTATCTGTTCACCTACTTGCGGACGCTCGAGACGCGCGGGGGGGACCTGCCGAAGTCCTTCCTCGAGAAGCTCCAGCGAGCGCTGGCGCACTACGGGATCGATTCGCTCGATCCCACACCTGCGCTTCGCGAGAGTCTGCTGTGGATGTTCAAGTCGCACCGGCGTGTCGACCTGCAGGTCGACGCCGTCGTCGCGCTGCTGGAGCAGCGCCTCGCGCGCAGTGACGCGTCAGATGTGCCGGGGTTCCTCGGATTGCTCGATCGACTGATTGCCGTGTCGCGTCAGCGGTACCCGAGCGTCAGCGATATCGCGCGCGATGTCCGCTACCGGGCGTTCGACCGCCCCGGCTTCGAGGAGTCGCGCCGTTCGATCTACGCGACGATGGAAGCGCACCTGGCGACGATGGCGCGGGATCCGTTCGGAGCCGATCGGCGCGCGCGGATTGCGGCGCTCGTCGAGTGTCCGCAGCCGCTGAAGGAGTTGTTTGCCGTGCGGTTCGAGGCAGCCCCGCCGGTCGTGCGCGAGGTCATGCTCGAGGTGCTGACGCGGCGCTTCTACCGCATCCGCGAATTCACCAGCTTCACGGCGCTCGAGACGGGCGAGCGGAGCGTGGCGGTCGCGGAGTATGCGCACGAGCACAAGCAGGTCCACGTCATCGCGACCCACGCGGTGGACCCGGACGCCCGGAGGGCGCTCGAGACCGTGCAGCGCGTCGCGCTGTCGTTCCCGCGCGATCACGACGTGGTGGTGGATCTGCATGTCTGGACCCGCGGTGCTCTCGACAATCCGGACGCGGCGTCCGAAGAACTGCGTGGGCTGCTCGACCAGGCCCGGTTCGACCGCCCGGTACGTCGCGTGGTCGTCATGGTGTCCGGCCCCGGCGTCCAGGCGGCCACGGGCCAGACGCAGTACTTCACGTTCCGCCCGGGCCCCGCGGGCTTCCGCGAGCAGAAGCTCTACCGCGGCATGCACCCGATGATGGCCAAGCGCCTCGAGCTCTGGAGACTCCGCAACTTCTTCGTCGATCGGCTGCCGTCGGTCGAGGACGTGTACCTCTTCCACGGCGTCGCACGCGACAATCCGAAGGACGAGCGACTCTTCGCCCTTGCCGAAGTGCGTGATGTCACGGCCATCCGGGATGGCAACGGCGGGCTGGTGCAGGTGCCGCACCTCGAGCGGATGATGATGGAGGCGTTGAACGCGCTTCGTCGCGTGCAGTTGCGGCGCGCGCCGGGTGACCGCCTGCAGTGGAACCGCGTGCTGCTGTACGTTCGTCCGACATTGCAGCTGAAGAAGGAGGAACTCGAGGCGGTCGTGCGTCGGATGGGATCCGAGGCCGAGGGGTTGGGGTTGCAGAAGGTCGTGGTACGCGCCCAGATTCCGGACGAGGGCGGGACGCCGCACGACACCGTGCTGCGGGTGTCGGTCTCGGCGGGCCAGGCCATGGCGCTGCAGTTCAACGAGCCGTCGGCAGAACCGATTCGACCGCTCACCGAGTACGCCCAGAAGGTCGTGAGGATGCGTCAGCGCGGCCTGACGTATCCGTACGAGTTGATCCGCATGCTGACGCCGTCGCGCGAGGCGATGCAGGCGGACCTGCCACCGGGTGAGTTCGTCGAACACGACCTCGACGCCACCGGCCAGCTCGTCCCGGTCGACCGGCCGTACGGCAAGAACACCGCGAACGTCGTCGTCGGACTGATCGAGAACGTGACCGAAAAGTACCCGGATGGGATGACCCGCGTCATCATCCTGGGCGACCCGAGCAAGGAAGTCGGGTCGCTGGCCGAACCCGAGTGCGCGCGCATCCTGGCGGCCCTCGACATGGCGGAGCGGATGCGCGTGCCGCTCGAATGGTTCGCCCTGTCGGCCGGCGCGAAGATCTCGATGGAGAGCGGCACCGAGAACATGGATTGGATCGCCATGGTCCTGCGGCGCCTGATCGAGTTCACGCAGGCCGGCCACGAGATCAACATCATCGTGATTGGCATCAACGTCGGCGGCCAGCCCTACTGGAACGCCGAGGCGACGATGCTGCTGCACACGCGCGGGATCCTCATCATGACGCCCGAGGGGGCGATGGTGCTGACGGGCAAGACCGCGCTCGACTATTCGGGGTCGGTGTCGGCCGAGGACAACCAGGGCATCGGCGGCTACGAGCACATCATGGGCCCGAACGGACAGGCGCAGTACTGGGCCCGCGATCTCGGCGAGGCGTGCCAGATCCTGCTGCGACACTACGACCACACCTACGTCGCACCGGGCGAGCGCTTTCCGCGCCGGGCCGTGACGCGCGATCCAATTGCCCGCGATGTCCGAAGCTATCCGCACGGTGACGTGCAGGGCACCGGGTTCGAGACGGTGGGCGACATCTTCTCGGACGAGAAGAACCGGGGCCGCAAGAAGCCGTTCGACATCCGCAAGGTGATGCGGGCGGCGAGCGATCAGGACCACGAACCGCTCGAGCGCTGGCCACACATGCGCGACGCCGAGAACGCCGTGACATGGGACGCGCACATCGGGGGGTACCCGGTCGCCCTGCTCGGGTTCGAGTCGCGCGCGGTGCCGCGCGTCGGCATCGTTCCGCCGGATGGTCCGGAGCAATTCACGTCCGGTACGCTGTTCCCGATGGCCTCGAAGAAGGTCGCGCGGTTCGTCAACACCGCGAGCGGAGTCCGACCGCTGGTCATCCTCGCGAATCTCTCCGGCTTCGACGGGTCGCCCGAGTCGATGCGGCGACGCCAGCTCGAATGGGGTGCCGAGATCGGCCGCGCGGTGGTCAACTTCAAGGGGCCGATCATCTTCTGCGTCATCTCGCGCTATCACGGCGGGGCGTTCGTCGTCTTCTCGAAGACCCTGAACGAGAACATGGAAGTGGTGGCGCTGGAGGGCACGTACGCGTCTGTCATCGGGGGCGCGCCGGCTGCGGCCGTCGTGTTCGCGCGTGAGGTCGATGCGCGGACGCGGAAGGACCCCCGCGTGCAGGGGCTGCAGCGCGAACTGGAGCAGGCGTCGGATTCGGCCAAGGCTGCCATCCGATCGAAGCTGTCCGAAGTGACCCGCTCGGTGCGGTCGGAAAAGCTGGGACAGGTGGCCGACGAGTTCGACGCCGTCCACTCCGTACACCGCGCGCTGCAGGTCGGCTCGCTCGACCGGATTATCCGGGCCGCAGATCTTCGACCTTACCTCATCGACGCAATTGAGCGCGGCATGGCCAAGGAGCTCGAAAGAAAGTAG